A window of Leptolyngbya sp. SIO1E4 genomic DNA:
AAGTTTGGCGACAGGCTCATCCCTCTCCCCCAGCCGACTTTGCCGAGGCTCCCAGACGCTACCTGCTGACCGTCGCCCATCTCGATCAACGGCCTGAGAATCAGGCGCGCACCAACCTCAAAGCCCTCTGTACCGTCTGTCACCTTCGGTTCGACGCTCGCTTTCGAGCTAAGCAGAAGCAACTCAAAGCCGAGTTTTATGGACAACTCCGCATCGATGACCTAGCCGATAATGGCTTACAGTTATCACTTCTTCCAAGACAAATCGCTCCCTTCAGCTTGCCTTACCAAGGGGATGCGCCCAAAGAAGGCCGTGCCTTCCAGCAATGCCTCAAGGCACCTAGCATCAAGGCATTGGCAAACTATCGTCAGTGAAAACAGAGGTGAAAAATGGATGTCGTTCTAGCCAGCGCTCGTCTCCAGCCAATCAAAAATCTGGTTGAGCTGATGGAGGGTCACAACCCCATACTGCCAAAGCACCATCGGTAAGAGGTTGGGCATCGATGCTGACTTCTTCAAACCTAGGGCGATCGCCTCTGTCGGAACTCCCAACTCCTTTGACAGAAAGGCAACCAGTGTAGTTTGCTCGCTCATCGGTATTTCCTGCCCATCGCCGTGCCTTTCGGCGTAGTGTAGCGATAGATAATGAAGATGACCCATTTCCTTCCTTAGATTCAACAAAGTTTTCGCTTTTGCGCCAAGGAGGTGTCTCAGAAAGGAAGGCTTGTGACGCATTCTAAGACACATGGTAGATAGTGGTCATTCATCAAAATGCAGAATAAGATGGTCCTAATATTTTGGATAAGTAAATCGAACTTTTTAGCTCATGAATGTTATGTCAGTCATTGATACGTTGATAATCTTAGGTAGCATTGCTGCTGCTGTTTTAGCTTGGGCAGCCAAGCTACAGTGGTCGAAAGAATTTAAGGAAGCCAAGGAAGCGCAGGTTCGAGCACTTAAAGGGCAAATAGACTCACTTCGCTTTGCACACGAAGAAAGGCTTAAAGCTAAAGATGAACAGATTGCAACTCTTGAGAAAAAGCTAAAATCTTTTCATGATTTAAACTCAGAAAAAATAAGAGAATTTTTTGAATATACTAAATCTCAATTAGAATCATACAACGACAACTTAGCTTCTAGAGTAAAAGAGCTAGAAGATTCAATCGAAGACAAAGAAAAATTAATAAGAACATTCTCTAAAAACCAATCAAATCATGAACAAGAATTAGAAGTGTTAAAATCACAAAAAGTCTATTTACAAGCAAAGTTAGAGAGCGTAGAAAGAGAGAAAATAAATGTTGAAGCAGTTGAAGT
This region includes:
- a CDS encoding DUF2949 domain-containing protein; the encoded protein is MSEQTTLVAFLSKELGVPTEAIALGLKKSASMPNLLPMVLWQYGVVTLHQLNQIFDWLETSAG